The Ostrea edulis chromosome 1, xbOstEdul1.1, whole genome shotgun sequence genomic sequence CAAAATAAACAAGTACTCCCGTACGTACAACTTCAAATTTCCAAACACTTTGGCTTAGTGACATATTTTCTTTACGTCACTTCTAAATGTTGGATTCATAAAGGCATAAATGATGGGATTTGTAACATTATAtgcaaaatacatataaaatataatgtTATTGTGATCAATAGCATTCAGTGCCATCAGCCAGGCAGGGAAAAAGGCGATGATAAAAACAACAGCAACGATGAAAAGCATTAACGCTGTTTTTATGTTGGCTATTGTATCGTGATCTCTTTGGTGGTGGTGATGGTGGGTGTGCTCACCACGTGACGGCTGCTGTTGAAGAGGCGAGGTCTCGTTGGCGGCTCTCTCCACGGGACGAGAAGAAACGCCATTTTCACGCATTTCCACCTGCAAGTTAACTGGTTCCTTGGTGGTTTCGTTGTTTTCATCTACAGCAAGTACGGTGTAGGACGAACTCGGTGAgtggttgttttgttttggtggTTCCTTTAGAGACGCTTTCAAACTGATATTGTTAAGTGCCTTCTGCTTCCGCCTCTTTGACCTTCTACGAGTGACTGAGTGGTAAATCATAATATAAAGCAATAATACTATGATAagtgatatcaaataaaacgaCGAATATATTTTCTGCCATGTTATCAAGTATTCCATGCTGACTATTGTGCCTGGGTaatcacactgtcctgtatttACATACTTCTCCGAGGATGTAAGGTTTTCCTGGACGTCATTCTTCACATCGTGTGTTGAGATGGTACAGTTAACATACTCTGATGATGAAGAATCCCTTTTCTTGTATACAGAGTACGAAATACAACTCAGTACACCCAGAACACAAGCAAACACGGTCAGCAAACCAATGACGGCCCTGGCCCGATTTTTAGTCAGTAAATGCAAGAACGGATGACAGATACAGAGGTAACGGTCCACTGCAATCGCCACCATAAGGAAGGCCGATAACGGCACGCTGAATGTAATCAGGAACATGTAAATCTTGCACAAGGCATCGTACGAAATCATAAACCTCAAATAGATCATGCAGGCTGTGTAGGGTATAATAATGGAACAGGTCAAGAAATCATACACAGCTAATCCAAGAATAAAGACTGATGACGTGAGTTTGTCCTTCTTTTTCGTGTAGACGAAAATGACGATTCCGTTACCAATGATACCAATGACACTGAAGACTGCCAGCATGGTGATGACGATGATGTCGGACCTAGCCATCGGACACCCTGGTCTACCGTCATCCTCTTCGCAGTGGATCTCTTCGCTGTGACCGGGACACTCGGTAGTGTTCATTTTCACGGAAGTTCAGCTACCTAGAATGATTAAAAGATAAAACGGTTAGTAGACTTGAAAACATTGATCGATATTCGTTTAAAGTGgctatattttacacataacgAGCAAATGTTCTAAGAAGTCTTGTAGTTAATCACAGGAAATGAATGCCGACAAAGTTATTCATCGAAGCTTGTTGCGACGTAAATTTACATCAAAATGTGACATACGCGAGATTTCTTTCTTTTCGAACAATGTAACTTTGTAAGAATACGttgattaaaaatattcatttgtgtCTGGAATGTCACACGATGCTTGAATATTGATTCCATCAGAATTTGAACTTCAGCAATAGAGTATATGCTTTAACAACGAGGCATGTAAAATCTAAGGTGTATTTACTTGCCATGTTTGACAACATTCTAATTTGAAGTACGTTGTAGTACACGTAAGTATCATTGATATCTAATTACATCACAAGTACGTCATTTAccgaattttttttcttgtacCCCAAAAACTGTTTTGAATGAATCATTGCGTGTTCTTAAATTCCCGATGAATTCTACGATCGTCCATTACATTGTAAGAGCAGATAGTTAAGAATTGTAAAATGTACCATTATAAGTAAAAGGAATATACTAAAACTGATTTAAAAACAAGAGTACCAATAttaaccatatacatgtaagcaatGTCCTTTTCTTTTGGTTCCTACatagtcatacatgtacaaggcaAGTGATACTACTGGAGTATTACGCATTTCCATGTAACCTTGTAGTTCTTCAGCAGACATTATCCCATATTCAAATGATTGAAATGCCTTTCTTACGTTTGTTAAAAGATATGAATGTCGCAAACATAGCAGAGGAAATGCATAACCCGTGTTACAATGTATACTGCTTGCGACCTTCATCCCccatttaacaaattaaaccAACGAAAggcatttttaattcatatatttctgaatttcttttgatataaatacaaatatctaAAATAGGTATTATTgactttggtgtgtccaggggtccgtgtttgtccaactctctattttgtattgcttataggagtaatgagattgatcactgatcgttatcttcgccttttacTTGTAAGTTTATTAAACCTGATAGCTGAAAATCACATTacctggcctggatttctcgaaaagaaCTTAAGTAGAGACTAAGTCgaagattttactcaaatttaaGCAGCTCAAAtagaagaaaactcaaacttaagtttgagaatttttaaaaaatccaagtagttgtaatgatttccataatagGGCGATGGTAAAGGGAAATATTCCAAGAAGGACAAACTAATATGCTATCGTATACTATAGGTATGCATTCTCTATTATTcgaaattcaaataaaatataattgaaaacaCATTTTCGTACAATTTCAACAATACCGCTAAGTTCGTGCAATGTGCTTATTCACACGCGGACAGACAGCACTAAAACCCGGATTAACTAGATTTCATAGGTGCAAATAACAAGCAATGTATTTCAGTAGAAAATCAGCAGAATACACAccatgaatgtaaatataaccaTGAGAAACTTTTAAAGCTACTGTCATGGTTTTAATACAATTTACACGTCATTGAATGGAGGTGCATATCATAATAGAGAATCGGTGaccaaatatattttaaatcaacATTATAATTCTTCCGGGGTTATGGTTTGATGAAAatgaaacttgaatctacactacatgaggatatTTGAAGGTTAATCTGGCAAATGTTCCAAAGGAATTATAGATTCCTTCGGAACATTTCTCAAGTATTTATGCAttttcatatgtaaaactttaaactctGATGATTTTGAATTATCTGCCTCCGGGTTTTATTCCTTAAGAAAACTTGAATCTAAATTCAGAGTTTGGAAAATGAGATTATTGTGGTATTTGAAGAAAATAGTGGGTATTAACGAATTTTCCCTTATTGAATATACTCGCCTACAAGGCTGGTTGTACTCGAATTCCGATTGAAAAATCTATATCCGACTTGTATACACACCAGACAAGAACTTATAACTATTCTAAAAACAAGCCATTtaggagaaaaaaaattaatatcgATCCCTATTCTCATATACATAACTAAACAGCTTACTTTGAATCATCATTATTTTGCTgggttgttttaaaaattcatctATAGAAATGTTTTATTCCCAAACACTTACACTATAACACGTTTCAACCCTAGCAAAACGGGAGGTACCTGTTAATGATGGGCCCTAAATCGCGTGAAAGAactgaaaatatttgaaaacagtgACTACAAATGCTTACTAGAAAGAGAGGCAATGTACGTGATGCCGTATAGCGGGTGTTTTCCGCGAGGttataaatttggcttattttagcggttacatacatgtagctttccgctaaaatttcactcgccaaatatgccCTTAAATGAGACTTAAATATTTGCAAGTGAGAAAACTCCAATATGATTAAAACCAGAAACTatgatccgctcacttagattgCTACACTAgggattttaatcagattgagaaaactcttccttgtccgccaaaatttatttcgctaaaattattagcatatcTTTGAGCAAcgaaatcgccaaattttagacccgcggaAAAAACCCGCTATACGGTAATAATATTGATAACATAATATGATCAAGTTTACCTAGACAGTCATATTTTCGCACACTACAAAGTGCATTGTGGCCTTTGAATGAAACAGAGACCCTTaaacaaattgtgctcctttgttagctgacctgtttttgtattcatatgtagcagaatttatttaGAACCTGTGTGAGAAAAAATGTCTGGccttcatttcaacagttagatatatcaatgacgttttatctattatcaataataactttcattcatttgtcgttTCGATATATCTTTGTGAGcacgaaataaaagacaccacagagtcgtccacttctgcttcatacttagatattttattgaaagtagatactaaCATCAAACCAAGTGATCAGTCCcataaacattacaaaatacacGGACCCCaagacacaccagatgtgggatcaggtgctaagaaggagtaagcatcccctgtagaccggtcacacccgccgtgagccctatatcctgatcagataaacggagatatccgtagtcaaaatcagtgtgccacgaacggtctaacaatttgtatgaaacacgtcagacagaatgtgacccaatgatagattgtatttgcaaactagatcgttattacgaccatagaattggctaaatgctgactttaaacgagactgttgaaacctccgtaccatcaacttgtttgtcagtagcttgcctcgatttaaaaactgattatacgcagaacaagctctcgcgtatcgaatcagttgagagatataaactccatatgcaggtgataatggaatattgttacataaatatgggaagttgacgatggataagCTGAAATTACCCTGTTTAtcacaaagttgagttgttgactgttcgttatcttcacctttcatataagaTACactgaatatttatatttatgtaaGTTTCATTTAAATCAGACATGAAGAATATAATACAAAAGAATTAAACATCCGATGTTATTCCGAATTCTTAATCACTATTAACTTGATATGTAAGAAAACATTATTTATAATACTATTAGATTGCGCCATTTTTACccaaaatttgatatcaaaattcattattgataggaattatgagattgatcattgttcgttatctcaATATCTTCACCAAAATATAATTCAAGGGATGATAGACCATTCATCATCACAGAAATCCCTAAAGCATCGTTAAACAGAAATATTGAATGTTACACAAATATTTAACGTAATCGAAGTGATACTAATACGACAGACACTACAATAGGAGATATTAGGTAACAATTTACTCGAATGGTTGATAATTTTAAAGAATTGTCAGGTTGAAATGTCGGTGAAATCCGTACGAAATGGAACCGACTTATaacgcggggggggggggggggggggggggggggggggggggggggctccgtggccgagtggttagagcatcgcgctcaatattacatggcctctcacctctggtcggcgcgggttcgaatcccgctcgcgccggtaagtgagaaagtttcccagtttactttccgAAGGTCGATTGtataaaaactgaaaaattgttgagtgtggcggaaaacagcaaaacaatcaatcaatataacgCGCGACAAGGGCAGATTCCCTCAACATAATCTTTTTTCAAAGAAACCGATTCTGTAGAACCCATATTTACGCAAGTGTATCCGCTTATCCTTATATaaatccctattgtggtccacAAATTAAGGATCTATTGTCACGAGTTTTAATGAAATCGGTATCATTGTGATGCTGAGAAGTCGAAGGTGTGAATTTACAAAATTACAGACCATAGGTATGAAAGCCAAAGGGCAATATGTcaaacatttacaaaacattatCCAGATCATTCATTATGATTGCTTCCACACCACTCTAAAGATGATGCTAAATCTCTAAATTATTTACAGTTTACGGAACATGTTCCTAGCCTTATATTTTCTCCAAAGCTTACTAAACAAACACTTCTAGCCTCATTATGGATGCTTACACGGCCATTCGAAAGTTTACTGAATCTCCAAACCATTCATTAAGCTCGATTTCACAGTATTTGTAGTTCACTACGCATTCCCTATATAATTATGATCGTTAATCATTAACAGTATAGTTTTCATGGGAGTCTAAGTCAAATTCTCGGAGCATTCAATTCGATTGCTGAGGTCGGTATGCCCGATCTTTGTGTCCTAGCTGCAGAACTCTATCCCAGATGTAGCTAGCTATGTTCCATGATGAAGGGATAgacaaacaaacagaaaaactataAATATTAAACAGGAGcaattaaagaaatatttgaGATCTGGAAAATGTgacattctttacatactaattctGTTTCTGTGAATTTGAATGGCAGAAAAAGACTAATCCAGGGAAGTCTTTTAACATATTTGGGAAGCAGTCAAGAATTACGTCATCGGAACAGCTcttctacatgtaaataagtcGGTGTTCTAAATTTGACATGAAACGCACATGCAtgtatcatataaatattttcccGATCACAGATTTTGCTTGGGGGTTTTACGGAATCTTGATGGCGCTTTTAAAtaaatcaatgttttgtcatttgTATTTACATTCGTCAGATTATCAGGTCTATGATAAGGTAATAAAACCATTCTGATATATCTTGGTGTCTTATTGGTTATGAATTTTGGTTATTGTGGTGAGCATGAAGACGGGTGAAATGTCGAAGCAAGTTTATTCTGATGTAGTATACCAGACCCTGATACGTCTATATGGGCACTTTGTCAAGTTATACAATTTTTGGTACATTATTGCATTGTAAATAGGGAACATTTCATATTCCGACACTTACAAATGTAcgttaaaaatcaaaatatttaacaGTTTGGATGTAAAATAAGACGCCTACCTTTGGTCAGACTATTTCCTAGCttcaataatgtagccctctgcGATGTTTTTGGgaagggggggaggggggagagagagggctacaactccataggatctctgtaatggtgcaaatgtgggagtgattcactcccgcaacattttcgatcattctaaacatttactgactttatttacgtaaatagaatgatattctatgtttcttagtcattatataaatttataacCTGCAACTTTGTttggctctattctaccgttttcaacaatttcgatatattccaatttctcgattcctatttgtgcgccatgtttgatgtattgaagtttcaacttccgattgtcaagttatttgcatatgtcatataaggtagtatttacagcaatggacaagtacggtggcgaaagctatttcgtcggtattaaaaAGATTTAGATTTAATAACGAACAGCagattgtaaattatttctgcaACCTTATGATttccctttctttgtcggagttgctcgagtaactacattttcgcgcagattgtcaatgtttaggtttttccagtagatccacctacgagatctcgcgataacaagcatggcggaacagacgaagaattttgcatgctgtacatgatgtttaatgaaaaacacctttattagacatgcccaagcacaaagttggtactcattttgttataaacaacatttgagactaatacacggagcttatcatcggttattcataaaattattttgcaccattacggagatcctatggaatagTAGCCCTAttccgaaaacgtcagaataaaagaaatcggatagggctacattattgcagctaactaTTTCCGTGTCTCTTTTAAAGTCAGTAtatcgcaaattctgtggtcattataacgatctagtttgccattacaacctatcattgtgtcaaatggtgtctgacgtgtttcataccgattgttaggccgttcgtggtacactaattttgaatacggatgactccgtttacctgataagatatagggctctcggcgagtgtgaccggtcgacagagaatgcttattcctcctatgcacctgatctcacgtctggtgtgtccaggggtccgtgtttgcccatctatctattttgtattgcttgtgggatttatgagattgatcactgtacgttatcttcgtctttcatgtTGTTATAGGAGATGTTTCACATCGtatgattatatatttcagtattaacattttacatttatccGTATCAAATTGAAAAATCAGTATATATTTATCTGAATGTAAAACACACATTTCATTTTGGAAATCCAGCTGACTGAAATTTAATGAGATAATTTTTAATACCGAGGCTATTCAAACTGGCcccatatagtcgcctcttacgacaagcaaggggtactgaggacttattcttacccgggtccccacgggaaAGAAAACGATGGCTCTGGTAAGTTTTGAAACCAAGTTAATCGACTGTGGATAAGGATCTATCAGATGAAATACATAatgctagatcatgtgtaaaacactagAGGATAGTTAAATGCCGGGAAAATAGCACGTGGTTTGCTGATAACAGTCACGTGGTCAGCACTCGGCTTGTTTCGGAAAGAACGTGTTTCAATAGACAGGCTGCATTTTGGaactatttcttttaaaacgtattttttttgtatgcatatgggtttttttattcATAGAATATCGTAGTATTGAATACTAGAATAAATCCTAAAAATTTGGAGCAAGAACACGTTAGAAGATCGGGCATGTCACTTTATCCAttgataaaattgaaatatttcttgatTGCGTTGGGTAGGACAGAGGAGATGCTACCAGGGTTGTAATGAATCCAATTTTCTCTGATCTGTGTATTGTCTGTAACCTTGAATCATATCTTACTTTAGCGGACATTGAATACTATTCGCAATAATATAAGATTATTGCCATCATGAAAACTAAGATGACGGAAGACGCGTAATCGTGTTACGTCCCCTTTATTGTGTGCCACCTCataaaattaaactttttcAAGACTCTTTTCAATACGTTGCTGCTATTTTATggaattatttacatattgaaAAATCGCAATCACTCAATGCTTTCAAACAAGTTAAAACAGTATGTCGGAAATCTGGTGGGGTACCCAAAGTTCGGGATAGAGTGTTTAAAATAGGAAGAAATATCGTTACGATAGGAATCTACACTCGTACGTACAGAACATATGAGTGTGTCTGAAGTGTCTGGACTCAAATTCATTCGACGAGAAATTCACGTCTAATACACTGTTATACGTAAGTTgatgttttctatttgtattcatatgcatattttctgGTTGTATTCACCAAATTTAATTTACTTTCATGTTCCCGTTCTATATTTGTGCGACCTTGCATGTATGGTGTGGTGCTGTTTATAATCGAGTGTTGTATCACGAATTAAtggatttaaaagaaaacatgcatttcttttctttttattgagGAACGAGTtagacagaaatcaatttctCTTGGTCTAAAAAATAAATGGATTATTTCGAATACTCAAGGTTCCCCATCAGAATACCCGGTTTTTTTTCGTCCGGTAAAGTTATGACGACAGGCAGTAACACACTACATTTTCCCTGAACTTTTATTGATACACTAAAGGCGCTACGTGTCGTTATtaattctatatacatgtaattttctatATAATCTATTGTGTTGTTTGCAACTTATTTTCATAGCAGGAATGAATGGCTTTAAAGAAGAATCGTTTTTATTTCCGATGATCCATCCTTGCTTCATTAGTGTAATTTGAAACAATATTGGTTTGGTGTTCATTCGATTTTATGTGTGCATATTAATCATTTTCCTCCTCTTTTTTAATAATCAGTTGATATTGGGGTTTCTCATGCATTTGCACTGAAACTATTTATTCCATCCATCATTTGTTGTTATCGAAAGTTTCTCCAACGGATAGAGAAAGGTTTCACACGTCCTTTAATTAGATCCTATTATTTTGTCTAGCATCTAATAAGTCCTTGCATGGTTTGATTGTAATATTATCGacttttaagaaatgaaaaaaatatgttgattgGAAAGTTGGAGTTATCTTCATCATTACACTCTGTGAACTAATGCACGAATTCTGAACTGAACAACACCTTAGTTAATCAATAGTTGTTACAAAAACATAGGTCTCTGTGcatattgcaaaaaaaaaaaaatactgctTATCACATGTATCCTTATCAACAAGGAAATGTACGTATAGAATATACGATTAGGATTTACTACGTAGAGTGTTATAATAAATAATGACAGTTAGTTGTTAATTTTGGTGTATAAAAATCTAATGAGTGCCAGGTATCCGATTATAGGAGTAATCGTAGTTTTTATCGAATTCATTTTCTGTTCTTTGTGTGCTCTGGTCTAGTGTAATCATAAAttgcaaaaaaacaaaaccaaagcAAACCAATCAGCTTCCAGGCTACTCTTACGTATACAAATGAACTTGAAAAATTACATCAATTGATTCATTTTTATCCCTCTGTACATACATTCGAAGTTCCGTGGGTATTATTGTATACCATGGAATCACAGATTGTATCCATTGAAATGTGAATCCATCGCAGGAGAGGGATTTTACAGGCGGAGGTTGGAGGTTAGCGTAAATTAGATTTACGACATTCAGACACGCCACATCATTATTCCATCACGTTAAGTAGATTGTAATATTAAAGGCGCAagctgtaaaaaaaacaaacttattGACTGGTGTCATCAATGGATACATATAAGTTATGTAaacattgatatcaaattaagCATTTGCAATAGAATATTAAAGTTATTACTTTTTATATCAATACAGACTGAAATTTGTAAGCTTTCATTTCACGTTATTCATTAGGTCAGGTGTAATAAATTGCGAATGAGCATGGACAGATTATCTATCTCGTTATATCCAAAGTAGATGATCCATGTAACGACCCTTAGATGATGAAAATAGTAGAATATAGGATATAAAACAGACAGATCAGAACCAAACTACAAGCCGGTCTTAAGAGATTTCGTTCATATATGATAACACTGCAGTGTCAGAAATTCAAGCAGTATGTTGTTCTTGTAAATGAGATGATTTACGATTGATTTCCCATCACTATCCTTCAACGACAGCCTCTTAAAAGACCtcttgaaaattacaattaGTTGCAATATTGCCTCATTAGAAAATATTATATCAATGATAATACAAATGTAGCTACCATACATACTCACTTGTACGCGGCGGTGGAGCCCGAATCATCGAAGATAATATTATGTGCATGTCTACTTCCAGTGTGAGCAGTTATACCCCCGGAGATGTTCTATTCACAGGGTCAATTATCAATTAGGTTCCGCGTGTTTACAAATCCGAGAATACCATCAATAATTCACTAACGTAATTACAAGACCGTCACATTTCCATAGACGTTTCTTAAAATCAAACTGATTTACAGGGGTGAAGTATTTTTAGCATCAAGCAATAAATGAACTACACATGCTCTAATTAATTTTTCGCAAGGGCGGGTTTGTAATGGAACACTAATAAGATATATAAGAAAACACTTTTCTAAATATTAAGTCTTTTAGCGCAGGTTTCCTTTTCActgattaaaacatttttaaaatcccgacaGAAGTTCACGTCAATATCCCGTCTAACACAACGACAATATGGCGTCGGAGCAAGCCATTGTCCAATTAACTAATGGAACTATTTCATTTAGTTCAATTAGAAAAGGAAACGAACATCTCGCACAGTGGCATATTCTTGAGAACCCGGCAAACGTTGTCATGTAATTTGATCACAAACTTTTGatccatttacatgtatatctgtaagCGATCAATATTTTATAGATCACCCTGTTTACTATAATAATACACCATACAGGTGCCTCACCCGGGCAGCATGCAATTAAAACTATATAACGTGAACGCTCCTACATCGGCTCTCCATTTCATAATCATAATTTGAATTGGATGCGATGTTACAGAATAGTGTTAGAGTAATTGAGTAGAGTAATTGCTGTCACGATTCACACTTAAAGAAGTACAAAGCAACGATGAAAATTATCAaaggaatgaatttaatttCGGGGCATATTGCAGGTATTCTACATGTAGTTTGGGTCAGTTTATGTTTTATAATTCGCGAAGCGGGTTATataaaagcgtaaactgacccaaaccaggttatatgGCATTATATGCCATAAAATTAAACTctttccttataatttaatgcaaaaagACAAGTACTATTCTtcgattatcaaaatatacatacacactCAAAAAATACAAATGGCAGCTACATGTACGACGAAGCGTCGAAATGTGAAGACAATCAgctacaatgtacatatatcttagttctacggagccttTTTACAAAGTTATTGAAGATAAAGTTTGCTACGAACTTCataacagaaaatatgtgtCGGCCACGCATGCAATGCATTTAAGATATATTTTGAAGTTGCTCCGACCGAGATTGAGAAGTTTAGTCTTGGACACGGCACAAAACAGTTTTCAAATATCaggaaatgcaataatttgcggcgtttattttcatcaaagcttttttaaaaacttatcttTGTATGCAACATTTTCGCCTATGAATATATATTGCGATGCGAGGTGATGTAATCTGATAAATTTTcaggtttttttgtttttgttttttttttttgcattgagAGCCGGATCAAGCGATCTGAGAAAAAAGGCAAAATTTAGTCTATATTATTCAAATATCATACAGAGAATGTATTGcttttttacaacagtgatttgcgtatAAGTAGATTCTCTATGTCTTGCTTGACATTGCGAAAACAACCTGTGTATTAAACAgaattctaccacggttattacaaagatcaaaggaatgccggggtcattattctgcgatatacaatgtacctccATACGTATGAGAAAATTAATACCCATCTCACTTGCACTTCGTattttgctaatgcaacaataatCAATGACTGATAAatcaaagtaaattttaaaatcataaaaatcaatcaatatacgttgtaaaacaaattcataaatgactgaagagCACTCGTCTTGTCAATCAGCATaaatcaatcgtctgcattTTGAGAGCAATACACCtgtaaacatggcgatgcaATGGATAGGATCCCTTAACATCata encodes the following:
- the LOC125657456 gene encoding alpha-2C adrenergic receptor-like → MNTTECPGHSEEIHCEEDDGRPGCPMARSDIIVITMLAVFSVIGIIGNGIVIFVYTKKKDKLTSSVFILGLAVYDFLTCSIIIPYTACMIYLRFMISYDALCKIYMFLITFSVPLSAFLMVAIAVDRYLCICHPFLHLLTKNRARAVIGLLTVFACVLGVLSCISYSVYKKRDSSSSEYVNCTISTHDVKNDVQENLTSSEKYVNTGQCDYPGTIVSMEYLITWQKIYSSFYLISLIIVLLLYIMIYHSVTRRRSKRRKQKALNNISLKASLKEPPKQNNHSPSSSYTVLAVDENNETTKEPVNLQVEMRENGVSSRPVERAANETSPLQQQPSRGEHTHHHHHQRDHDTIANIKTALMLFIVAVVFIIAFFPAWLMALNAIDHNNIIFYMYFAYNVTNPIIYAFMNPTFRSDVKKICH